AACGTTCATAAGATCTACGGCTTGGCGATGTGGCGGTAATTGAATATCGTCAGCTCACAACCACTGCTAAATTTATAACTAAAAGTTCATTGCTTAGTCTATTGCACGGCTTCATCTGTCGGCTGGAAATATAGCCGATTAGCGAACAAAAAGTTGAGCACATATTCGTCGCCCCGTCCTAGTGTCAAACCCCTATGGGTCGCCGTAATTATTTCTTTTTCACTATTCTTATAAATGTTCCGCCATAGAAAAAACCTGTTGGTTTGTCATTAGCATCATATTGAATTGATTTCAATTCATACTCATCTTCAGTCATCCATTTGTAGGTATATAGCCTATACGTACCAACAGCTTCGTCAGAAAATGAAATCTTCAGGGAAACGTCCCCATTTTCATTTACAGTCCCTTTACCTACACCTGCTCTTGTTGTCCCAAAACTTGAAAGATGGTCCACTTCCTTTTTTACAGGATTATACGACCAAAAAATATGTCCATAGGGTGGCGTGCCATCAATCACCGCAAGAAGGCTATTGTCGGTATTAAGCTGTCGGCAAACAGTATGATGGTTCGGGATTTTTATATGTTCCGTTTGTCCCCAATTTTGTGTCCAATTATCCTCCTTTAACGTCCATTCGCCAATAAATTTATGGAAGGGATTTTTGGGATTTTGCAGATTGGCTTCCTTATTTGGATTGGCCGTTGACATGTTTTTTGGTGACATACAACGGCTAAATAGTAAATTTAATAGTAATCCTACAGCCAGTAGGTATGTGACGTTTTTATTTAAAAATGTCATACGCTGTTTTATGTGATTGTGAACAATTCTTCATTATTGCAGCCAACATACGGGCAACTCAGGGATATATTTCGGTTGATGCCCCCTTACCCGAAAGTAAACAAATCGCGCTGATTTCCAGAGGGGTTTTATGCAAATAGCACCTTTGCGTTGACGAAATACATCTGTGGCTACACAACTAGTAGCTTCAGCTATGTGTGAGTCAAATCTTCCTGCCTGCCCTGAAAACAGGTCGTTGGTCAAGTAGATCGTGTTGGTCGTCAATCAGGCTTTGGGGAATTGTTTGCCCGTATTCTATTTGTTCCTCAAATAGATAAGCAACCAATCGCAAGATGCATAAAACCCAACCGATGAACTGGCGAAGTATACTTCCCACTGGCCTCCTACTGTTCTTTGTGATGGCGACCGTACCGGCTCAGCCAGTAAAGCAGGGAGCCCTGATGACCGAAAAACTGACCTCCACCATTCTTCACGACAACAAAATCGGGCTTGATCCCAATCGAACGATAAAGGTGTATCTGCCGCCGGGCTATGCTACATCGGGCAAGCGGTATCCCGTTGTCTACTATTTTCACAGCATTTTTCAGAACGTCGAGCAGTTCTTTCGGGATGGGCGAGTGGTTGGTTTGCTGGATCGGGGAATGGCCAATAGGGTTTCCAGTGAATTTATTTTTGTAGCTGCCGACTTTAGTACCCCCACGACAGGGAGCATTTTTGAGAATTCGCCCGTGAGTGGACGTTGGCTCGACTTCACAACCGACGAGCTACTACCTTTCATCGATCAAAAATACCGGACCATTCGCCACCGAGACAGCCGGGCCATAGTAGGCGATTTTATGGGCGGTCGGGGCGCCTTAAAACTGGCCATGACTCGGGCCGATCTGTTCAGTGTCGTGTATGCCCTACATCCGGTGGCGACGGGTATTGGCTATACCCCGTTTCCATTGGTTGAAGTTGACTGGAAAAAAATACACCAGGCCAACACATTCGATGATCTCGGAAATGATGGACGTACAAAGCTTTTTGTAACAGTCTGTCAGGCTTTTTTACCTAACCCAAACCGCCCGCCATTTTTTTGCGACTTTTTTATGGAACTGGAAAATGGCGTACCCAAACCGCAAGCCGAACGCATCATCCGAGGTTATCAGCACGGATTTCTCCTGGAAGAAGAACTGCCTGAAGCGGTTGCCAGCTTACAATCAATGCGCGGTATTGCGTTTGACTGGGGGCGTTTCGATCCGACGCAAAGTCATGTTTTTTCCAATCAGGTATTTAGCCGAAAACTGGAAGAATTTGGTATTGAGCATGAAGCCGAAGAATACCGGGGCACGCCCTGGAACAGAGTCTGGACCGATGATGGCCGTTTCTATACCCGTGTGTTACCGTTTCTGCAACGCCATCTCGTTTTTGACAGCCCCCACTAATCAATCCTTTTGGCCAAACCATTCAATATGTGTATCCGTTCCTATCTTTACCTACTTATAGCGCTGACGAGCACAGTTTGCGCTTGCGCCCAGGCAACGCTAACGACCAATACCCAGACAGATGCCTATCTGAATCAATACCGAACCGATTTTGCCCGTTGTTTGCTGGATGCCCGAAGTGAACGCCTTTTGGGCTATTGGGCCGATGATGTTCGGTTGATGACCGAGTCACAACGAACCATGGTTGGTCGAACGTCTGCTCTGTCCTATTTCAACGCCTTGCTGGGCCGATTTACCGTTAAAGCCTATACTAGAATCCAGAAAGAACTGTTGGATTTAGGTAAACAGGTTGTGGACGATGGACTATTTGACATGACCATTGTGCTGAAGAAAACGGGCCAAACGTATCACCTAAAAGGCAAATACCTGACCCTCTGGCAAAAATACAACGGCGATAAACTAACCGTCATCACAGACAGTTGGAACTACAATCACTGGCTCGATATAGCTGATCAGTTTCGCTTTGCCGAAGTGTCGGTTGTAGACGTTGCGCTTCAGGCACATTTGCCAATAAACTCACCCATTCGGTTTGAGCTGGCGGCCCTGAACCGATTGATGGAGAAGACCATAGCCGAGCATGATGCGAACCTGTGGGCTCAGTTTTATTCGGACGAAGGTATTTTACTGGCCCAACATGATTCGATTTATCAAGGGCGACAAGCGATAGACGCCTACATTGCTATGCATACAAAAGATTTACCCATTTTCGAAAAGCTGGATGTGCGTAATGACCGGGTCGATGACCTAGGTCTCTATGTGATCGAATATGCCAGTCACATTGCCAATTGGCGGAATGGAGAGTCGTCGGGAATCGGGTTAGGCAAAGACCTGCGCATCTGGCGAAGAGAAAAGAACGGCTCGCTCAAAATCTTTAGGCATATCGGGATGTACGATTGAAGTACTTTTATGACTTTTCATTCCAGCAAAGCTTGGGTTCGATAAATGAGAAAAGTAAGATTACTTGTCTATCGGAATATAAAAATAGGAGTACAGTATGCTTACTTCGCATAAGATAAACCGAAGGGATTTCCTAAGAATTGGTACGCTCGCCAGTGGAGGGCTGCTGATCGGTTTTGCGACATCCGCAAATTCAACAGGCGTTCGATCAGCCCCCGGTTCAACGGTGGCAACGCTGAATACGTTTCTGAAAATCGATACGGACAATAGCATCCATATCATTCTGTCGAAAGTCGAAATGGGGCAGGGTATCTGGACAACGTTGCCCATGCTGATTGCCGAAGAACTCGACTGCGACTGGAGCCAAATAAAGGTAACGCATAGCCCACCTGGACAGGCCGGTGATTTTCAGGAAAATCCCGTTTATAAATCAACGGGGGGTTCGGAAACAACCATTCAGGAATTTGACCGATACCGGATGGCCGGAGCAACGGCCCGCGTGATGCTGGTAACTGCGGCAGCCGAACAACTCGGTGTACAACCACAAGATTGCCGAACGGAAAATAGCTACGTTGTTGCTGGTAATCAACGTATTTCGTACGGAGCCGTAGCCACTGATGCTGCCAAACTGCCAGTCCCGAACGTTGCCCTTCGCGAACCCAAAGACTGGAAATACATCGGCAGATCACGGAAGCGGCTCGATACACCCGAAAAGATTAACGGCAAAGCAGTCTACGGTCTGGATATACACTTCCCCGGTTTGCTAACTGCCGTTGTTGCCCATCCACCTGTGTTTGGCAGAACCGTAACGTCCTTTGATTCGACTAAGGCAAGGGCTGTAAAAGGGGTCCGCGCTGTGGTTCAGATACCAACTGGCGTTGCCGTTCTTGCCGATAACTTTTGGGCGGCTAAAGTTGGCCGTGATGCGCTGAAAATTACCTGGAATGCTGAAAAAAACGTAACGCTTGACACAACCGCGCAACTGGAAAAATATCGACGAATCGCTAAAACAGAAGGTACAATCATTCAACGAAAAGGTGACGCAGTATCGGCACTAGCCCAATCCTCAAAAACCCTCAATGCCGAATACAGCTTTCCTTACCTCGCCCATGCCCCTATGGAGCCACTAAACTGCACGGTGAAAATTGGGAAAGAGCAGTGTGAAGTCTGGACAGGAACCCAATCGCCCTTACTCCATCAGGTCGAAATAGCTACTTTTCTTGGCTTAAAACCGGAACAGGTCAACTTATATACACCCCATCTGGGTGGCAGTTTTGGCCGACGGGGTTCCTTTAGTGGTGACTGGATCATGGAAGCCGTTCACATTGCCAAAGCCAGCGGCAAAACCATCAAACTCATCTGGACGCGCGAAGACGACATCAAAGGCGGCTATTACCGACCGATGTACGTACACCATGTTCAGATTGGTATTGGACAGAACGCACTGCCAATCGCCTGGCAGCACCGGATTGTTGGGCAATCACTTTTTACGAATACCCCATTGGCTGATGTCATTGTCCATAAGGGTATTGATTACAGTTCGGTCACGACGGGAGCCCCCTACGCCAACGCCATTCCCGACCACTCCTTCGAACTGCATACTACATCTGTTGGTGTTCCGGTGCTTCCCTGGCGGTCTGTTGGCAGTACCCATACCGTTTTTGTGATGGAAACACTCATCGACGAACTGGCTTTCCTCGCCCAAACCGACCCGGTTGCGTATCGTCGGGCGTTCTTCACTAATTATCCGAGGCATCTTGCTGCGCTCAATCTGGCAGCCGAAAAATCAGACTGGACCAAGCCCTTGCCCAAAGGCCAATTCAGAGGGATTGCCGTTTGCGAAGCGATGGGTAGTTTCGTTGCGCAGGTTATTGAGTTGTCCATTGATAAACAGACGATCCGTGTTCATCGGGTAGTATGCGCGATCGACTGCGGGTTAGCTGTCAATCCAGACGGGGTTCGGGCGCAGATGGAAAGCAGCATCGTGTTCGGACTGACGGCCGCTCTCTACGGCGAGATCACGATAAAAAATGGGCAGGTTCAGCAGAGTAATTTTCACGATTATCCAATGCTTCGTATGGCTGATACCCCCGTTATTGATGTACATATTGTGCCCAGCACAGCTAAAATGGGTGGAGCTGGCGAACCCGGCGTTGCTCCGATTGCCCCCGCTTTGGCCAATGCTCTGTTTGCCGCCACCGGTAAA
This window of the Spirosoma aerolatum genome carries:
- a CDS encoding Cif family virulence factor — translated: MCIRSYLYLLIALTSTVCACAQATLTTNTQTDAYLNQYRTDFARCLLDARSERLLGYWADDVRLMTESQRTMVGRTSALSYFNALLGRFTVKAYTRIQKELLDLGKQVVDDGLFDMTIVLKKTGQTYHLKGKYLTLWQKYNGDKLTVITDSWNYNHWLDIADQFRFAEVSVVDVALQAHLPINSPIRFELAALNRLMEKTIAEHDANLWAQFYSDEGILLAQHDSIYQGRQAIDAYIAMHTKDLPIFEKLDVRNDRVDDLGLYVIEYASHIANWRNGESSGIGLGKDLRIWRREKNGSLKIFRHIGMYD
- a CDS encoding xanthine dehydrogenase family protein molybdopterin-binding subunit, with protein sequence MLTSHKINRRDFLRIGTLASGGLLIGFATSANSTGVRSAPGSTVATLNTFLKIDTDNSIHIILSKVEMGQGIWTTLPMLIAEELDCDWSQIKVTHSPPGQAGDFQENPVYKSTGGSETTIQEFDRYRMAGATARVMLVTAAAEQLGVQPQDCRTENSYVVAGNQRISYGAVATDAAKLPVPNVALREPKDWKYIGRSRKRLDTPEKINGKAVYGLDIHFPGLLTAVVAHPPVFGRTVTSFDSTKARAVKGVRAVVQIPTGVAVLADNFWAAKVGRDALKITWNAEKNVTLDTTAQLEKYRRIAKTEGTIIQRKGDAVSALAQSSKTLNAEYSFPYLAHAPMEPLNCTVKIGKEQCEVWTGTQSPLLHQVEIATFLGLKPEQVNLYTPHLGGSFGRRGSFSGDWIMEAVHIAKASGKTIKLIWTREDDIKGGYYRPMYVHHVQIGIGQNALPIAWQHRIVGQSLFTNTPLADVIVHKGIDYSSVTTGAPYANAIPDHSFELHTTSVGVPVLPWRSVGSTHTVFVMETLIDELAFLAQTDPVAYRRAFFTNYPRHLAALNLAAEKSDWTKPLPKGQFRGIAVCEAMGSFVAQVIELSIDKQTIRVHRVVCAIDCGLAVNPDGVRAQMESSIVFGLTAALYGEITIKNGQVQQSNFHDYPMLRMADTPVIDVHIVPSTAKMGGAGEPGVAPIAPALANALFAATGKRFRQLPIRLEGLK
- a CDS encoding alpha/beta hydrolase, with amino-acid sequence MHKTQPMNWRSILPTGLLLFFVMATVPAQPVKQGALMTEKLTSTILHDNKIGLDPNRTIKVYLPPGYATSGKRYPVVYYFHSIFQNVEQFFRDGRVVGLLDRGMANRVSSEFIFVAADFSTPTTGSIFENSPVSGRWLDFTTDELLPFIDQKYRTIRHRDSRAIVGDFMGGRGALKLAMTRADLFSVVYALHPVATGIGYTPFPLVEVDWKKIHQANTFDDLGNDGRTKLFVTVCQAFLPNPNRPPFFCDFFMELENGVPKPQAERIIRGYQHGFLLEEELPEAVASLQSMRGIAFDWGRFDPTQSHVFSNQVFSRKLEEFGIEHEAEEYRGTPWNRVWTDDGRFYTRVLPFLQRHLVFDSPH